One Vigna unguiculata cultivar IT97K-499-35 chromosome 11, ASM411807v1, whole genome shotgun sequence DNA window includes the following coding sequences:
- the LOC114169715 gene encoding SUN domain-containing protein 1 gives MSASTVSITAANPGARRRPVLAAERKTATNIELLANDVAASPAVATSGEGAAGAGRDLSHHSIRGEAVLDRIPRDLAPVKKVAGAGGNSASLQPRRARKSSVKGEKPRWLTVVSIFGKNLVLLVVLAGLVQLIRLALKSGDGDVGGYAGLSEFEGRISDVEGLLKKTAKMIQVQVDVVDKKIDYEVRGLRKELNEKIEEKGVIFESGLKKLEARSEELERYLSELKGEDWLSKEEFEKFVEELRSVKGDGFEGGGLDEIRDFARGVIEKEIEKHAADGLGRLDYALATGGGAVVKHSEVYHMGKGNWFKSVRNGVHPSAEKMLKPSFGEPGQCFPLKDSKGFVQIRLRTAIIPEAVTLEHVAKSVAYDRSSAPKDCRVSGWLQGVNGDSAVDIEKMYLLSEFTYDLEKSNAQTFNVLNSGAFGLINTVRLDFTSNHGSPSHTCIYRFRVHGHEPDSVSMMAVES, from the exons ATGTCGGCTTCCACGGTGTCCATCACGGCGGCGAACCCGGGGGCGCGTCGGAGGCCAGTGCTCGCCGCCGAGAGGAAAACCGCCACCAACATCGAGCTCCTCGCCAACGACGTCGCCGCCTCCCCCGCAGTCGCGACGTCCGGCGAAGGTGCCGCGGGCGCCGGGCGCGACCTAAGCCACCACTCCATTCGAGGCGAGGCGGTTCTTGACCGGATCCCTCGGGATTTGGCTCCGGTGAAGAAGGTCGCCGGGGCAGGTGGGAACTCCGCATCGCTTCAACCGCGGCGGGCGAGGAAGTCTTCCGTGAAGGGAGAGAAGCCGCGGTGGCTGACGGTGGTGAGCATTTTCGGTAAGAATTTAGTGCTGTTGGTGGTGCTTGCGGGGCTGGTTCAGTTGATCCGGCTGGCGTTGAAATCCGGAGACGGCGATGTCGGAGGGTACGCTGGGTTGTCGGAATTCGAGGGAAGGATTTCGGATGTGGAGGGACTGTTGAAGAAGACAGCTAAGATGATTCAGGTGCAAGTTGATGTGGTGGATAAGAAGATTGATTATGAGGTTAGAGGGTTAAGAAAGGAGTTGAATGAGAAAATTGAGGAGAAAGGGGTGATTTTTGAAAGTGGGTTGAAGAAATTGGAGGCAAGGAGTGAGGAATTGGAGAGGTATTTGAGTGAGTTAAAAGGGGAGGATTGGTTGTCAAAGGAAGAGTTTGAGAAATTTGTCGAGGAACTGAGGAGTGTGAAGGGGGATGGGTTCGAGGGTGGTGGTTTGGATGAAATAAGAGATTTTGCAAGAGGAGTGATTGAGAAGGAGATTGAGAAACATGCTGCTGATGGGCTTGGGAGATTGGATTATGCCCTAGCCACCGGCGGCGGTGCGGTGGTGAAGCATTCGGAGGTGTATCATATGGGGAAGGGAAATTGGTTCAAGTCTGTCAGAAATGGTGTCCACCCAAGTGCGGAGAAGATGTTGAAACCGAGCTTTGGCGAGCCAGGGCAGTGTTTCCCCTTGAAGGACAGTAAAGGGTTTGTTCAAATTAGGCTGCGCACTGCCATCATTCCTGAGGCTGTAACCTTGGAACATGTAGCAAAG AGCGTTGCATATGACAGATCAAGTGCCCCTAAAGACTGTAGGGTCTCAGGTTGGCTGCAGGGCGTTAATGGTGATTCTGCAGTTGACATTGAAAAGATGTATCTTCTATCAGAATTCACGTATGACCTTGAGAAGAGCAATGCTCAAACATTCAACGTGTTGAATTCAGGTGCTTTTGGTCTCATCAACACGGTAAGGCTCGATTTTACATCCAACCATGGAAGCCCTTCACACACATGTATATATCGGTTTAGAGTTCATGGTCACGAACCTGACTCGGTTTCTATGATGGCAGTGGAGTCATAA